The following are from one region of the Silene latifolia isolate original U9 population chromosome 9, ASM4854445v1, whole genome shotgun sequence genome:
- the LOC141601638 gene encoding uncharacterized protein LOC141601638 has protein sequence MYNLAGFSLQWRGVNNFQYHHGGRVWLIWIDQIFDVHIMSMSDQHITARVTELGSSDTFLFTIVYGSNDDNDRLKLWEDLKRVKDNWRGPWCVCGDFNNLLSLHEIIGKPVLWNDIVEFRHCVDYCELMDIKAQGAYFTSNNKHDPTTRVFSRLDRVMINLEWMNTYPGSHAYFLPEALFDHNPSICYRRMERQHRPHFRYFNMWGQDPHFFDIIKHTWQKKVTGSWMFQVVTKQRNLKQPLKQLNRARFADVEKAVEVAKLRLSDLQKESNAAEEYRDLCRAHHSYGLLHTDLHNIEKAFLGYYQDLLGRSTDTLDVHVPTVRKGKLVTEQHMNILLKPVSIQEVKEAIFSIPAIKSPGPDGFTSQFYRDSWDIIGKDFILRSKLCRLQDGTDFNKVMRWSVWALVLMKDKLRIQIEETFDIRKSSQHDLATESDFMVVLFWIVSPFAPQIQCINV, from the exons atgtacaaTTTAGCTGGCTTTAGTCTTCAATGGAGAGGTGTGAATAACTTTCAGTATCATCATGGTGGTAGAGTTTGGCTTATTTGGATTGATCAGATATTTGATGTTCACATCATGTCTATGTCTGATCAACATATCACTGCAAGGGTCACTGAACTAGGATCCTCTGATACTTTTCTCTTTACTATTGTTTATGGTtcaaatgatgataatgatagatTGAAGCTTTGGGAGGATTTAAAAAGAGTGAAAGATAACTGGAGGGGACCTTGGTGTGTCTGTGGAGACTTTAATAATCTTCTTTCTTTACATGAGATAATTGGCAAACCTGTACTCTGGAATGATATAGTGGAGTTTAGGCATTGTGTTGATTATTGTGAGCTTATGGATATTAAAGCACAAGGGGCTTATTTTACCTCGAATAATAAACATGATCCTACTACTAGAGTGTTTTCCAGATTGGACAGAGTCATGATTAACCTTGAATGGATGAACACGTATCCTGGCTCTCATGCTTACTTCTTACCAGAGGCTCTGTTTGATCATAACCCTAGTATTTGCTATAGAAGAATGGAAAGGCAGCATAGACCTCACTTTAgatacttcaatatgtgggggcAAGATCCTCATTTCTTTGATATTATTAAGCATACTTGGCAAAAGAAAGTGACAGGCTCTTGGATGTTCCAGGTAGTTACTAAACAGAGGAATTTGAAGCAGCCTCTGAAGCAACTAAATAGAGCTAGATTTGCTGATGTGGAAAAGGCAGTGGAAGTAGCTAAACTCAGATTATCTGATCTCCAAA AGGAATCAAATGCTGCTGAGGAGTATAGGGACCTTTGTAGAGCTCATCATAGCTATGGGTTGCTACATACTGATCTACATAACATTGAGAAGGCTTTTCTTGGGTATTATCAAGATCTCCTGGGTAGAAGCACTGACACTCTTGATGTTCATGTTCCTACTGTAAGGAAGGGTAAATTAGTGACTGAGCAGCATATGAACATTTTGCTGAAACCTGTTTCTATTCAGGAAGTTAAAGAGGCTATTTTCAGTATTCCAGCTATAAAATCTCCTGGTCCAGATGGATTTACCAGTCAATTTTATAGAGATTCATGGGATATTATTGGGAAAGAT TTCATTTTGAGGAGCAAGTTATGTCGTCTGCAAGATGGGACTGATTTCAACAAAGTTATGCGATGGTCTGTTTGGGCACTTGTGT TGATGAAAGATAAGCTTAGAATTCAGATTGAGGAGACTTTTGACATTAGAAAAAGCAGCCAACATGATCTGGCCACTGAAAGCGACTTCATGGTGGTCCTATTTTGGATTGTTTCTCCTTTTGCTCCACAAATTCAGTGCATTAATGTTTAG